In Vagococcus luciliae, one genomic interval encodes:
- a CDS encoding ankyrin repeat domain-containing protein, whose product MKKVLGLIFLLTILSACSDKAEKEQVVTSDTSTIETISSSTSQSVEATEQSSSHVLKKFESGILLQAVGNNDVNQVKEILSDYDYIVDEQNEKGETPLVIATHNNQVEIAKLLIDVGADVNKQDNIQDSAYLYAAAQGKTEILAYILENSTPNQAIYNRFGGNAIIPAAEKGHLENVKLLIEDGKVDINHQNNSGYTALIEAVALRDGSKVYQNIVAELLKAGADKSLRDYSGRTAEDYAKQLGYTSILKQLE is encoded by the coding sequence ATGAAAAAAGTGTTAGGTTTAATTTTTCTGTTAACCATATTATCAGCTTGTTCAGATAAAGCAGAGAAAGAACAAGTAGTCACTTCTGACACGAGTACGATTGAAACAATTAGTTCTTCTACTTCTCAATCGGTTGAAGCAACAGAACAATCGTCAAGTCATGTTTTAAAGAAGTTTGAATCAGGAATATTACTTCAAGCTGTTGGGAATAATGACGTTAATCAAGTTAAAGAAATATTATCTGATTATGATTATATAGTCGACGAGCAAAATGAGAAAGGCGAAACACCTTTAGTCATAGCGACACATAACAATCAGGTGGAAATTGCAAAATTATTAATTGATGTAGGAGCGGATGTTAATAAACAGGATAACATTCAAGATAGTGCTTATTTGTATGCTGCAGCTCAAGGTAAGACAGAGATTTTAGCTTATATATTGGAAAATAGTACTCCAAATCAAGCGATTTATAATCGATTTGGCGGAAATGCTATTATTCCAGCTGCTGAAAAAGGACATTTAGAAAATGTTAAATTATTAATTGAAGATGGAAAGGTAGATATTAATCATCAAAATAATTCTGGCTATACTGCCTTAATAGAAGCTGTTGCTTTAAGAGATGGTTCAAAGGTTTATCAAAATATCGTGGCTGAATTACTAAAAGCTGGAGCGGATAAATCTCTAAGGGATTATTCAGGTCGTACAGCTGAAGATTATGCTAAGCAATTAGGATACACTTCAATCTTGAAGCAATTAGAGTAG
- the secA gene encoding preprotein translocase subunit SecA produces MANFLKQLIENDKKDLKRLGHMADNIDKLAPQMSELTDDQLKAKTEEFKERYTKGETLDDLLFEAFAVVREAAKRVLGLFPYKVQMMGGIVLHEGGIPEMKTGEGKTLTATMPVYLNALSGEGVHVVTVNEYLSTRDASEMGELYNFLGLTVGLNINSKSSDEKRLAYSCDITYSTNNELGFDYLRDNMVVYKEQMVQRPLNFAVVDEVDSILIDEARTPLIISGQAEKSTAYYTRVDNFIKTLTEEEDYKIDVQSKTISLTEQGITKAEKYFDVNNLYDIENTSLTHYVDQSLRANYIMLRDIDYVVQEGKVLIVDQFTGRIMDGRRYSDGLHQAIEAKEGVDIEDETKTMANITFQNYFRMYKKLSGMTGTAKTEEEEFREIYNMQVIQIPTNKPIIRDDRADLLYPTLSSKFHAVVKDIKERHEKGQPVLVGTVAVETSELLSDLLNKEKVPHQILNAKNHFKEAEIIMNAGQKGAVTIATNMAGRGTDIRLGAGVREVGGLAVIGTERHESRRIDNQLRGRAGRQGDPGMSQFYLSLEDDLMKRFGSERIKMFLDRMKLEEEDAVIQSKMLSKQVESAQKRVEGNNYDTRKNVLQYDDVMREQREVIYKQRREVIMSEVDLQPVLLGMVERTVDRYVDGHTQGEKKDWNLEGLVDFVGSAITHEDAISLSDFEGKTPEEMKTFIYDKAKAIYNEKAEILSSEEQLLEFQKVVILRVVDTKWTDHIDAMDQLRESIGLRAYGQNNPLVDYQTEGYDMFNNMVGAIEYEVTRLFMKSEIRQNVQREQVAQGDAVKPTLEQGQVSNDEKKQPIRVDEKIGRNDLCPCGSGKKYKNCHGKPS; encoded by the coding sequence ATGGCTAATTTTTTAAAACAATTAATCGAAAATGATAAAAAGGATTTAAAACGCTTGGGACATATGGCTGATAATATTGATAAATTGGCACCACAAATGTCAGAGCTAACAGATGACCAACTTAAAGCAAAAACAGAGGAATTTAAAGAACGTTATACAAAAGGTGAAACATTAGATGATTTACTTTTTGAAGCATTTGCAGTTGTTAGAGAAGCAGCTAAACGCGTTCTAGGATTATTTCCATATAAAGTGCAAATGATGGGTGGAATTGTACTACATGAAGGTGGCATTCCAGAGATGAAAACTGGTGAAGGTAAAACCTTGACTGCTACTATGCCAGTTTATCTAAATGCTTTATCAGGTGAAGGGGTACACGTTGTAACCGTCAATGAGTACTTATCAACACGTGATGCAAGTGAGATGGGTGAGTTATATAACTTTTTAGGTCTAACAGTTGGATTAAATATTAATTCAAAATCTTCGGATGAAAAACGTTTAGCTTACTCATGTGATATTACTTATTCAACAAATAATGAATTAGGGTTTGATTATTTAAGAGATAATATGGTTGTCTACAAAGAACAAATGGTTCAACGTCCATTAAATTTTGCTGTAGTGGATGAGGTCGATTCAATTTTAATTGATGAAGCTAGAACACCATTGATTATTTCTGGTCAAGCTGAAAAATCAACTGCTTATTATACAAGAGTTGATAATTTTATCAAAACATTAACTGAAGAAGAAGATTACAAAATTGATGTTCAATCAAAGACAATTAGTTTGACAGAACAAGGTATTACAAAAGCAGAAAAATATTTTGATGTCAACAACCTTTATGATATTGAAAATACGTCTTTAACACATTATGTAGATCAATCATTACGTGCTAACTATATTATGTTACGTGATATTGATTACGTCGTTCAAGAAGGTAAAGTATTAATCGTGGATCAATTTACTGGTCGTATCATGGATGGTCGTCGTTATTCAGATGGTCTTCATCAAGCAATCGAAGCCAAAGAAGGCGTAGACATCGAAGATGAAACAAAAACAATGGCAAATATTACATTCCAGAACTACTTCCGTATGTATAAAAAATTATCAGGTATGACTGGTACAGCGAAAACAGAAGAAGAAGAGTTTAGAGAAATTTATAACATGCAAGTTATTCAAATTCCGACAAACAAACCAATCATTCGTGATGATCGTGCGGATTTATTATACCCAACACTATCAAGTAAGTTCCATGCAGTAGTGAAAGATATTAAAGAGCGTCATGAAAAGGGCCAACCAGTATTAGTGGGGACAGTTGCCGTTGAAACCTCAGAGTTATTATCTGATCTACTGAATAAGGAAAAAGTACCGCATCAAATTTTAAATGCGAAAAATCATTTTAAAGAAGCCGAAATTATCATGAATGCTGGTCAAAAAGGTGCTGTGACGATTGCGACAAATATGGCTGGTCGTGGTACAGATATTCGTTTAGGCGCTGGTGTACGTGAAGTCGGTGGATTAGCTGTTATCGGGACTGAACGCCATGAATCTCGTCGTATTGATAATCAGTTACGTGGTCGTGCTGGTCGTCAAGGAGACCCAGGTATGTCACAATTCTATCTATCACTTGAAGATGATTTGATGAAACGTTTTGGTTCTGAAAGAATTAAAATGTTCTTAGATCGTATGAAGTTAGAAGAAGAAGATGCTGTCATTCAAAGTAAGATGTTATCTAAACAAGTAGAATCAGCTCAAAAACGTGTAGAAGGAAATAACTACGATACACGTAAGAACGTCTTGCAATATGATGACGTGATGCGTGAACAACGTGAAGTCATTTATAAACAACGTCGTGAAGTAATTATGTCAGAAGTCGATTTACAACCTGTTTTACTTGGAATGGTTGAAAGAACTGTGGATCGCTATGTTGATGGACACACTCAAGGTGAGAAAAAAGATTGGAACCTTGAAGGATTAGTAGACTTTGTTGGTTCAGCTATTACGCATGAAGATGCCATTAGTTTATCTGATTTTGAAGGTAAAACACCTGAGGAAATGAAAACATTCATTTACGACAAAGCAAAAGCGATCTATAATGAAAAAGCAGAAATTTTAAGTAGTGAAGAACAGTTATTAGAATTCCAAAAAGTGGTTATCTTAAGAGTAGTCGATACAAAATGGACAGACCATATTGATGCGATGGACCAATTAAGAGAATCTATTGGATTACGTGCTTATGGACAAAATAATCCATTGGTTGATTATCAAACTGAAGGATATGATATGTTTAATAATATGGTTGGTGCGATCGAATATGAAGTCACTCGCTTATTCATGAAATCTGAAATCAGACAAAATGTTCAACGTGAGCAAGTGGCTCAAGGTGATGCTGTTAAGCCAACTTTAGAGCAAGGACAAGTATCTAATGATGAGAAAAAACAACCGATTCGTGTTGACGAAAAAATTGGACGCAATGATTTATGTCCATGTGGCAGTGGCAAGAAATATAAAAATTGTCATGGTAAACCATCATAA